The Dehalococcoides mccartyi CG5 genome contains the following window.
CCTTGACGCTATAGATCTGGTGCTGGATTTTGCCGCACAGGTGCAGGAACGTTATGGTTTTGATATAGAGGAACTGGATATTGGCGGTGGCTACGGCGTTCAGTACGAAGTAGACAAGCCGGCACCTCCCATATCTGCTTATGCAGAGGCTATCGGAGCCAAAGTGGTATCCAAATGCCGCAGTTTGAAGCTGACTCCTCCCAGTCTGAATATAGAACCGGGACGGGCCATTATAGCTCAGGCAGGTGTGGCTTTATATACGGTAGGGGTGATAAAAGATATTCCCGGCATTCGTTTGTATGCCTCGGTTGACGGGGGCATGGGGGATAATATCCGCCCGGCTCTTTACGAGGCTAAATATGAGGCAGTGGTGGCAAATAACGTCCAGTCAGCTGAAAAGGAAAAGGTAACTATAGCCGGTAAGTTTTGCGAATCCGGCGATATACTTATAAGAGATATTGAACTGCCTTCCCTCAGGACAGGTGACATACTGGCAGTTCCCTGTTGCGGGGCTTACTGTCTGCCTATGTCCAGCAATTACAATGGTTACCATCGCCCGGCGGTAGTAATGCTGAAAAACGGTGAAGACCGCCTGATACGGCGGCGTGAAACCGTGGAAGACCTTAGCCGTCTGGATTCGGTCTAAGCCGGATTTTCATATGTGGCGGATAATAGGGCAGGATAAGGTAGTCTCCTTTCTGAGTAACAGCCTCAGTCAAGACAAGCTTAGCCATGCTTATGTATTTCATGGCCCGTCAGGGGTGGGTAAAAAGCGGATGGCTCTCACCTTTGCCCAAGCACTAAATTGTCAGGCTTCACCGCCCCCCTGTCAGGAATGTTCGGTTTGCGGGCGTATTTTGTCTAGAAATCACCCTGATATTATCCACCTGGAGCTTCTTTCGGCTGAAGATGCGTCTGACGGCAAAGCTAAAGCTGAAATAGGTGTCAAACAGATAGAAGATATCCAGCATGCCGCCAGTTTGCCCCCATTTGAAGGTAAGTACAAGGTTTTTATTATCCATCAGGCAGAAAAACTTTCACTGGAGTCTTCAAACCGTCTTTTAAAAACACTGGAAGAAACCGGTTCCCAAAATATATTTATTTTACTTACCGCTGATAAATCGCTCCTGTTACCCACAGTAATTTCACGTTGCCAGATTTTGGAATTAAGATACGTTGAGATAAATCTTATCCGTGAGGCTCTGCTCAAGCAGGGTTTAGATGCGGAAAAAGCAGAGCTTCTGTCCCACCTCAGTCACGGCAGGGTGGGCTGGGCTATGGAAGTGGCTTCGTCTCCTGAAATACTGGAAGAACGTAAGGCAAATATTGAAAAAATCAT
Protein-coding sequences here:
- a CDS encoding ATP-binding protein, with the translated sequence MWRIIGQDKVVSFLSNSLSQDKLSHAYVFHGPSGVGKKRMALTFAQALNCQASPPPCQECSVCGRILSRNHPDIIHLELLSAEDASDGKAKAEIGVKQIEDIQHAASLPPFEGKYKVFIIHQAEKLSLESSNRLLKTLEETGSQNIFILLTADKSLLLPTVISRCQILELRYVEINLIREALLKQGLDAEKAELLSHLSHGRVGWAMEVASSPEILEERKANIEKIIWILGQDEEERFDYASDLSNLFGQNRTAAEAILDMWLDVFRDMLLLKADANQNMTNIDYKDILYMASDKLGLTDIRIAIDNILKTEDRLRANANPRLCLEVLMLSLPFVKEGTVKNG